The Hyphomicrobium sp. 99 genome contains the following window.
CCTGTAGCTCCGTCCGTACCTGGATCTGGTTGGCCGTCGCCTCGTCGTCGGCGCGGTCTTTGAGCTGTTGCACCTTGTCGAGGATGCCGAGCTGCTTTTGCACGTGATGGCCGACCTCATGCGCGACGACATACGCTTGCGCGAAATCCCCGCTGACGTTGAACTTGCGCTTCAGCTCATCATAAAACGCGAGATCGATGTAAACCTTCTGATCGAGCGGGCAATAAAACGGCCCCATCGCCGCCTGCCCTGCGCCGCAGGCAGTCCGCGTAATTCCCGAATAGAGCACCAGCGGCGGATCCGGATAATCCCTCCCGAACCTCTTGAAGACCGAAGTCCACACATCCTCGGTGTCGGCAAGCACGCGTTTGATGAAGACCGCTTCGCTGTCGTCACCCGCCGCCTGCTTCTTCGCCGAACCGGGAAGCCCAGGAATGTCGGACGGCGAACGAGAAGACGGACGATCCGAATGCGGCATCTGTGGCATGTTGATCTGGCCACCGTTCGTACCAAGCAGAACATCGAGTGGGTTGATGCCGAAGAGCAGCATGACGGCGCCGATGATCAGCAACGTCGTGATGCTGAAACCACCTTTGCCGCCGAGAGGAATTTGAATGCCGCCGCCACCGCCCGGGAATTGAAAACCCCCGCCGTCTTGTCCGCGCCGATCCTCTACGTTGCTGCTTTCACGGTCGTTCTGATCGTAGCGCATGTCCGCCTCTGAAAAAGATGAAGCATTACGGTTCGGGGCTCGCCCATAACCCCTCATGAGCCGCAACACCAACCCGCATACTGCACGCGCGATAGGCCTTTACAAGGTCAGTGTAAAGCCGGTCGGAAACCCGCCGCCGCTACGACTTGGGGTCTTCTGGACGGCCCTTTTTGGCCTTCGCCGCACCGGGCAATGCGAGAAGATCTGGAACCGCGGCAAGACCCTTCGCCTTCGGCGCGGCTTTGAGTTGAGCGCGGACGGAGCGAGAGGCCACAACGGTACCGTCAAACGCGTAGGCCTCGTGATTGCGTTCGATCTCAGCGAGATCGTAACGATAGTTGACCATCAGCCCGTGCGCCTCGCGAAGTCCCTTCTCCGAGGTATCCGCGAGCCAGTTCAGCCGCTCGAGCCTCGCACCGTTGCCGAGATGGAAGCGCGCAACCTGATCCACCGGCCGGTCGTCGCTCGAACGGGCAACGAGAAAGTAATGTGCGGCCAAGCCCAAGAGAGCGGACTTGATCTCCTCCGCCCCGGGCGCGTCCTTAATCGCGTCCTCGACCCAGCGCGGATCGCGAAGGCGCGACAGGGCTTTCCGATCGGCGGCCGAAATCGGAACGTCGCTTCCAGTGGCGAGCGCCCGGTCGACCCAGCGCGCGAAGCTCGGAACCGGAGACAGCGTGACGAACGTCCTGAGGCTCGAAACGTCTCTCGCTAGATCCTCGACCACCTGCTTCAAGAGGAAGTTGCCGAACGAAATGCCCTTGAGACCGTCCTGGCAGTTCGAAATCGAATAGAAGACCGCGGTCGTTGGCGGCGCATCATCGTCCGAGCGATGCCCATCGAGCACCGTCGCGATGGCGTCGGGCATCTCGCGCATCAAAGCGACCTCGACGAAGATCAACGGTTCGTCAACGAGCGCCGGATGGAAGAAGGCGAAGCACCGGCGATCCTTGGGATCGAGACGGCGGCGCAGGTCATCCCAGCCGCGGATCTCGTGCACCGCTTCATATTCGATGATCTTTTCCAGAATGGCCGCCGGCGTCTGCCAGTCGATGCGCCGAAGGACCAGGAAGCCGCGATTGAACCACGACGTCAAAAGCCGCTCGAGATCGGCATCTACCGCCGCCAGCGCCTCATCCGACTTGATGTGGCGAACGAGGTCGCTGCGAAGCGCCACGATCTCCGCGGTCGCGCCTGCTGCCAGGTTCAAGCGCCGGAAGAATTCCAGACGAGGGCTGTAGGAAGCCTTCTGCAGCTTCATGAGCGTTTTTTCGGATGGGTGATCGAGATAGTTCCGCGCCGCATCCGCCACCTGCGCGGGATCGGGTTGCAGATCGTCCGCGAGGAAGCGAAAAAATTGCAGCCGTTCCTCGCTCGACGCCTTTCTCAGCTGATTGAGAAGCTGGCGAGCAATCGCCACACCCGACGCTTCCCCGCGTCCCGACATCAGCGCACGCGAGAGAACCTCAATCGACTCGCCGCCACCGTCGCCGAAGAGCGCTTTGGGAAGCAGCGCGCGCCCCTGCTCGGCAACCGTCGCCATCAATTCCTGAAAGAACGAGACATTCACGCGTTCGGCCATCGGCGGCTGGGCTCCCTGAAGCGTTAACGTTTGCTTAACCGTATCGAACGAGCATCCCGTCGTTACTTGTATAGGGCATTTTTGGCATGACCGATCGCTTTTCAACTGACTGGACAGGGTCGTCGCTCGATGCGGCGAGGAACGATACTGGACGGGTCGCCTTCTGCGGCCCCTACGTCCTCTCTGCGATCACCGGCTACGGCATTTCGAAGATCGAGGATGTCATCCGCGAAG
Protein-coding sequences here:
- a CDS encoding neutral zinc metallopeptidase, with the protein product MRYDQNDRESSNVEDRRGQDGGGFQFPGGGGGIQIPLGGKGGFSITTLLIIGAVMLLFGINPLDVLLGTNGGQINMPQMPHSDRPSSRSPSDIPGLPGSAKKQAAGDDSEAVFIKRVLADTEDVWTSVFKRFGRDYPDPPLVLYSGITRTACGAGQAAMGPFYCPLDQKVYIDLAFYDELKRKFNVSGDFAQAYVVAHEVGHHVQKQLGILDKVQQLKDRADDEATANQIQVRTELQADCLAGVWANLNDQMKKRLQPGDVEEALNAASQIGDDMIQKKMTGRVVPDAFTHGSAAQRVRWFKSGLESGRMDQCDTFNTANP
- a CDS encoding malonyl-CoA decarboxylase; this translates as MAERVNVSFFQELMATVAEQGRALLPKALFGDGGGESIEVLSRALMSGRGEASGVAIARQLLNQLRKASSEERLQFFRFLADDLQPDPAQVADAARNYLDHPSEKTLMKLQKASYSPRLEFFRRLNLAAGATAEIVALRSDLVRHIKSDEALAAVDADLERLLTSWFNRGFLVLRRIDWQTPAAILEKIIEYEAVHEIRGWDDLRRRLDPKDRRCFAFFHPALVDEPLIFVEVALMREMPDAIATVLDGHRSDDDAPPTTAVFYSISNCQDGLKGISFGNFLLKQVVEDLARDVSSLRTFVTLSPVPSFARWVDRALATGSDVPISAADRKALSRLRDPRWVEDAIKDAPGAEEIKSALLGLAAHYFLVARSSDDRPVDQVARFHLGNGARLERLNWLADTSEKGLREAHGLMVNYRYDLAEIERNHEAYAFDGTVVASRSVRAQLKAAPKAKGLAAVPDLLALPGAAKAKKGRPEDPKS